The following are encoded in a window of Impatiens glandulifera chromosome 5, dImpGla2.1, whole genome shotgun sequence genomic DNA:
- the LOC124939119 gene encoding uncharacterized protein LOC124939119 gives MNNVLTNVLLEQHNLGNHPPNGWKSIAYAVAVSALHNQCNINVSRENIQSRLKIWDKHYVVISAMLGTSGFGWDEDRKVVKVDSEEVWTTYVKEDLSIICGQDKANGSGAETTDEGARAMFEDIESCSKLSKKSTSVERPSKRTRHNDMATAISKMTDVIGKAYNVEKRSAQQVFDELSKISDLEETQFLQAVDVPITNERKYEVFLTIPERMKRSWILLQIKK, from the exons ATGAATAATGTGCTAACAAATGTATTGCTTGAGCAACATAATTTGGGAAATCATCCTCCTAATGGATGGAAATCTATTGCATATGCTGTTGCGGTTAGTGCATTACACAATCAATGTAATATTAATGTTAGTAGGGAAAATATACAATCGCGACTTAAGATTTGGGATAAACATTATGTTGTTATAAGTGCTATGCTTGGTACGAGTGGATTTGGATGGGATGAGGATAGAAAAGTGGTGAAAGTGGATAGTGAAGAAGTTTGGACAACTTATGTTAAG GAAGATTTGTCAATTATTTGTGGACAAGATAAAGCTAATGGAAGTGGAGCTGAAACGACTGATGAAGGCGCAAGAGCTATGTTTGAAGATATAGAGAGTTGttcaaaattaagtaaaaaatcaaCTAGTGTAGAACGACCTTCTAAAAGAACTCGTCATAATGATATGGCCACTGCAATATCCAAGATGACTGACGTGATTGGTAAGGCATACAATGTTGAAAAGAGAAGTGCTCAACAAGTTTTTGATGAACTATCAAAAATTTCAGACTTAGAGGAGACACAATTTCTACAAGCTGTTGATGTACCCATAACAAACGAGAGGAAGTACGAAGTGTTTCTAACAATCCCTGAGCGTATGAAGCGTTCATGGATTTTGTTACAAATAAAGAAGTGA